The stretch of DNA CCGGCGGTGGTCAACATCAGTACCAAGCAGAAGCTGCCGGACCGCGTCGCCTCTGGGCAGATGCCGGACCTTGAAGGCTTGCCACCGATGTTCCGCGAGTTCTTCGAGCGCAACATGCCGCAGCAGCCCCGTTCGCCACGTGGTGATCGCCAGCGCGAGGCCATGTCGCTGGGTTCGGGCTTCATCATTTCCAGCGATGGCTATGTACTGACCAACAACCACGTGGTTGCCGATGCTGACGAGATCATCGTCCGCCTGTCGGACCGCAGTGAGCTGCAGGCCAAGCTGATCGGCACCGACCCGCGCACCGACGTGGCCCTGCTCAAGGTCGAGGGCAAGAACCTGCCGACCGTCAAGCTGGGTGACTCCGAGAAACTCAAGGTCGGTGAGTGGGTGTTGGCCATCGGTTCGCCGTTCGGCTTCGACCACTCGGTGACCAAAGGTATCGTCAGCGCCAAGGGGCGGACCCTGCCCAACGATACCTATGTACCGTTCATCCAGACCGACGTGGCCATCAACCCGGGTAACTCCGGCGGCCCGTTGTTCAACATGAAGGGCGAAGTGGTCGGTATCAACTCGCAGATCTTCACCCGCTCCGGCGGTTTCATGGGCCTGTCCTTCGCCATCCCGATCGACGTGGCCATCGATGTGTCCAACCAGCTGAAGAAAGACGGCAAGGTCAGTCGCGGCTGGTTGGGCGTGGTGATTCAGGAGGTCAACAAGGACCTGGCTGAATCGTTCGGCCTCGACAAACCGGCTGGCGCCCTGGTGGCGCAGGTGCTGGAAAACGGCCCGGCAGCCAAAGGTGGCCTGCAGGTGGGTGACGTGATCCTGAGCATGAACGGCCAGCCGATCGTCATGTCGGCTGACCTGCCACACCTGGTTGGCAGCCTGAAGGACGGCGAGAAGGCCAAGCTCGAGATCATCCGCAACGGCAAGCGCCAGACCCTGGACGTTGCCGTCGGCCCGATGCCGGATGACGATGCCGACATCGCAGCCGGCAGCGGCCCTGAAGGCGGCGCCGAGCGCAACAGCAACCGCCTGGG from Pseudomonas putida encodes:
- a CDS encoding DegQ family serine endoprotease, which gives rise to MFAAVLMLGQVLSAQAEEALPDFTTLVEQASPAVVNISTKQKLPDRVASGQMPDLEGLPPMFREFFERNMPQQPRSPRGDRQREAMSLGSGFIISSDGYVLTNNHVVADADEIIVRLSDRSELQAKLIGTDPRTDVALLKVEGKNLPTVKLGDSEKLKVGEWVLAIGSPFGFDHSVTKGIVSAKGRTLPNDTYVPFIQTDVAINPGNSGGPLFNMKGEVVGINSQIFTRSGGFMGLSFAIPIDVAIDVSNQLKKDGKVSRGWLGVVIQEVNKDLAESFGLDKPAGALVAQVLENGPAAKGGLQVGDVILSMNGQPIVMSADLPHLVGSLKDGEKAKLEIIRNGKRQTLDVAVGPMPDDDADIAAGSGPEGGAERNSNRLGVSVSDLTAEQKKTLELKGGVVIKEVQDGPAAMIGLRPGDVISHLNNQAVASAKQFTEIAKDLPKNRSVSMRVLRQGRASFITFKLAE